In one Saccharibacillus brassicae genomic region, the following are encoded:
- a CDS encoding NAD(P)-dependent oxidoreductase, with protein MKVLVLGAEGQMGRRLVTEALYRKCEVIVLMREPALLGQEHAALEVRAGDLLAPGAIASAAAGCDAILSAFGSEPGEAPLLPEAMRLTIEGAQAAGVDRLIVVGGSGTLLTAPGVRLMDGPDYPEELLPLAQAHADAYEVLAQSELEWTYASPAAWIEPGRRTGNFRVGMSLLVTDDEGHSRISVEDFAAAVIDELDDPNFIRARFTVAY; from the coding sequence ATGAAAGTATTGGTACTTGGAGCGGAGGGCCAGATGGGCCGCCGCCTCGTTACGGAAGCGCTCTACCGCAAATGCGAGGTCATCGTGCTGATGCGCGAACCGGCCCTGCTGGGCCAGGAACATGCGGCGCTTGAAGTACGCGCAGGAGATCTGCTCGCTCCCGGCGCGATCGCTTCGGCGGCCGCGGGCTGCGACGCGATCCTGAGCGCGTTCGGTTCGGAGCCGGGCGAAGCGCCCCTGCTGCCCGAAGCGATGCGCTTGACGATCGAAGGAGCACAGGCCGCAGGCGTTGACCGGCTGATCGTCGTCGGCGGATCGGGCACGCTGCTGACCGCGCCGGGCGTCCGGCTGATGGACGGTCCGGACTATCCGGAAGAGCTGCTTCCGCTGGCGCAGGCCCATGCCGACGCGTACGAAGTGTTGGCGCAGAGCGAGCTGGAATGGACGTACGCGAGCCCGGCCGCCTGGATCGAACCGGGACGCCGGACCGGCAATTTCCGTGTCGGCATGTCGCTGCTCGTGACCGACGACGAAGGACACAGCCGGATCAGCGTGGAAGATTTTGCCGCGGCCGTCATCGACGAACTCGACGATCCGAACTTTATCCGTGCGCGCTTCACGGTCGCTTACTGA